One genomic window of Roseobacter ponti includes the following:
- a CDS encoding ASCH domain-containing protein, with product MQHLEVAGRLWDDLLAGRKTNTIRWRETRAQPGPLTFVRGDDPAQRVVVEVLRCTDLPLGEAAAFLGKEEIWPAEVMLAGMRSHYPRITMDDTVQVIEFAPVQDPQVQRSPATTSSKPVISNS from the coding sequence ATGCAGCATCTTGAGGTCGCCGGACGGCTCTGGGACGACCTGCTGGCGGGGCGCAAGACCAACACCATCCGCTGGCGCGAGACCCGCGCTCAGCCGGGCCCGCTGACCTTTGTCCGGGGCGATGACCCGGCGCAGCGGGTGGTGGTTGAGGTGCTGCGCTGCACCGATCTGCCGCTTGGCGAGGCCGCGGCCTTTCTGGGGAAAGAAGAGATCTGGCCCGCAGAGGTGATGCTCGCTGGCATGCGCAGCCATTACCCGAGGATCACGATGGACGACACCGTGCAGGTCATCGAATTCGCGCCCGTGCAGGATCCTCAGGTACAGCGTTCGCCTGCTACGACGAGCTCAAAGCCGGTAATCTCAAATTCGTAA